One part of the Bdellovibrio sp. KM01 genome encodes these proteins:
- a CDS encoding transporter substrate-binding domain-containing protein, producing the protein MTFELPPFAKESLPEGGAAVAAFKDLYRKEGYNLKVSFAPVIRTKKQAAERPDVDGYFPAVSENIQKNFILSRTVQVSTWGMAERADRPVIWRNVSDLKKYRIGNVVGYDLAAVLWPLQKAKALDIEEAARDELNLLKLAKGRLDLVFIDSAVFNRLMQTNEQLRGSKKKLQFNAKPLQVYQYGVAFKNSPNGKEALRVFNASFTEAGYNNAVEAYLHKNKSVLP; encoded by the coding sequence ATGACGTTTGAACTTCCCCCTTTCGCCAAGGAAAGTCTTCCGGAGGGCGGCGCTGCCGTGGCAGCATTCAAAGATCTCTACCGTAAAGAAGGATACAATCTGAAAGTTTCCTTTGCGCCAGTGATCCGCACTAAAAAGCAGGCGGCAGAACGTCCCGATGTCGATGGTTATTTTCCCGCCGTCTCTGAAAACATTCAGAAGAATTTTATATTGTCCCGTACAGTGCAAGTCAGCACGTGGGGGATGGCGGAAAGGGCCGATCGTCCCGTGATTTGGAGAAATGTTTCTGATCTCAAGAAATACCGTATCGGCAATGTCGTGGGTTATGATTTGGCCGCGGTTTTGTGGCCGCTCCAAAAAGCCAAAGCGCTCGATATTGAAGAGGCGGCCAGAGATGAGCTGAATCTTTTAAAGTTAGCCAAAGGCCGTTTGGATTTAGTATTTATTGATAGCGCCGTCTTCAACAGACTGATGCAAACAAATGAACAGCTGCGCGGAAGTAAAAAGAAGCTGCAGTTTAATGCCAAACCATTGCAAGTGTACCAATATGGAGTCGCCTTCAAAAACTCACCTAATGGCAAAGAAGCCTTGAGAGTTTTTAATGCATCCTTTACTGAAGCTGGATATAATAACGCAGTGGAAGCCTATCTTCATAAGAACAAGAGTGTCCTGCCGTGA
- a CDS encoding SDR family oxidoreductase codes for MKIAIITGGSRGLGKSSALHMADKGIGIILTYNSQKEEADKVVSEIEKKGGKAAALQLDVGNSKNFAAFSSAVRDVLKSKFSADHFDYLVNNAGTGAYVAFTEMTEEVFDQLSNIHFKGPYFLTQKLLPLINDGGRIVNVSSGLARFSVPGSSAYGAMKGAVETWTRYLAKELGPRKITANVVAPGPIATDFGGGRVRDNKEMNAMLSSQTALGRVGEADDIGKLVASLVQDDMGWVNAQRIEASGGIFI; via the coding sequence ATGAAAATTGCAATCATCACTGGCGGCAGCCGCGGACTTGGAAAAAGCTCTGCTCTTCATATGGCTGATAAGGGCATTGGAATCATCCTGACGTACAACAGCCAAAAGGAAGAAGCCGATAAAGTCGTTTCAGAAATTGAGAAAAAAGGCGGCAAGGCAGCAGCTTTGCAATTAGATGTGGGAAATTCTAAAAACTTTGCGGCATTTTCAAGCGCCGTTAGAGATGTGCTGAAATCCAAATTCTCTGCCGATCATTTCGACTATTTGGTTAACAACGCTGGCACCGGTGCCTATGTGGCTTTCACCGAAATGACCGAAGAAGTTTTCGATCAACTTTCCAACATCCACTTCAAAGGACCTTACTTCCTGACACAAAAATTATTGCCCCTCATCAATGATGGCGGTCGCATCGTGAATGTTTCCAGCGGCCTTGCCCGCTTCTCCGTTCCCGGCTCTTCTGCCTATGGAGCAATGAAAGGTGCCGTGGAAACATGGACACGTTATTTGGCAAAAGAATTGGGTCCACGAAAAATCACCGCCAATGTTGTTGCGCCCGGCCCGATTGCCACAGATTTCGGTGGAGGACGCGTTCGCGACAATAAAGAAATGAATGCCATGCTTTCATCCCAAACCGCATTGGGTCGAGTCGGAGAAGCAGATGACATCGGCAAACTTGTCGCAAGTCTGGTTCAAGACGACATGGGCTGGGTTAACGCCCAAAGAATCGAAGCCTCCGGCGGAATCTTTATCTAA
- the smc gene encoding chromosome segregation protein SMC, producing the protein MRIKKIELIGFKSFKDRTVIHFDSGITGIVGPNGCGKSNIVDALMWVMGDQSAKDLRASQMTDVIFGGAEGYAPLGMCEVSLTLENDGGAFPVKYIKHSEIMVTRRLHRNGEGEYFINKEPARLKDLQEIFMDTGAGSKGFSIIAQGMIGKIITSKPEDRRMLIEEAAGITKFKARKKESQRKLIQTDQNLLRLQDIVGELKRQIDSLQRQAQRAERYRNIKNQIEDLDLWISTAQYVELARAAEEAQAIFNEAQSMEIEGDANLSTLQGQLEVLKLQILEKEKMAEEHQTVYFDKQGTVQKKEMEIQELRFEIEQARRNEQMTGTILQEQQARQELLARDKATLEAQVTELKEEAETLTATFNEKNDIFQNFNSRIGTVDEDLTTKRRELFAVGQSESSLDARVNSLSAQIADLSERQDNEQQVLNELREKQVEFESRRKKVTNDLDKERQMQLDLASDVDSFEANKKILTESAAEKKLEVESFKDSLNEVASRLYGLENLQNNFEGFQEGVKQVMLWQKTRSQELMADGSVVTHFQPVSEVVEVPAEYEVAMEAALGSRLQMLLSSDANIAVDAVSHLKEQKSGRSSFMSASDQNVAFNRSESPIGQEGVQAILKDVVQAADKFKNAVTYMLDGVAIVDSIRTALNLRATYTGWTFVTLDGDTLTADGVLTGGSSESADSGMLKRRREIKELSEKKDEYAGKLQLAQMALKKVEEQLANVLNDFEGAQKRKIDQEIKVTEFRKDLERAENEVQNAQAAVERQEREVKKLTEQLEVQELKMEELNEALIEAREKKVLLEGEVEALNSELNSVRLGFDGLQAEVTDLQVRSASKTQEYTGVLRQLEMVSKSLSDLDAQLARMSEEAEGYNSQMTESQVTLEEKKIEFERLLDEVEQLKLQAARTKDEYEVMSETIRAIEEEASASQRLRNERQHKMNDSQLKLEQAKMKEQYLVDSIRERYMLNLPDVIEKYINKEGDFMEADAQLKDLREKLAKIGEVNLSAIEEYEETATRYEFLTKQHADLTEAKEQLRKVIDRINRICSKRFKETFDLVNERFTRVFPVLFGGGEAWLELVEETEKNEAGIEIIARPPGKKTQNVSLMSGGEKALTAVALVFSIFLVKPSPYCLLDEVDAPLDDANVFRFNDLVREMAKRSQIIVVTHNKHTMEVAKKLYGVTMQERGVSTMVSVALNDIK; encoded by the coding sequence TTGAGAATTAAAAAGATTGAACTCATTGGTTTTAAATCGTTCAAAGATCGTACAGTGATCCATTTCGATTCTGGTATTACAGGTATCGTCGGACCAAATGGTTGCGGTAAATCCAATATCGTAGATGCCCTGATGTGGGTTATGGGTGACCAGTCTGCGAAGGATCTTCGTGCATCGCAAATGACGGACGTTATCTTTGGTGGTGCTGAAGGTTACGCGCCACTAGGTATGTGTGAAGTGTCATTGACGCTTGAAAACGACGGCGGCGCCTTCCCAGTTAAATACATCAAACACTCTGAGATCATGGTGACTCGTCGTCTTCACAGAAACGGTGAGGGTGAGTACTTCATCAATAAAGAACCAGCTCGTTTGAAGGACTTGCAAGAGATCTTCATGGATACGGGGGCGGGCTCTAAAGGTTTCTCTATCATCGCGCAAGGTATGATCGGTAAGATCATCACTTCGAAACCTGAAGACCGTCGCATGCTTATCGAGGAAGCTGCGGGTATCACGAAGTTCAAGGCTCGTAAAAAAGAATCTCAACGTAAATTGATCCAAACAGATCAAAACTTGCTTCGTTTGCAAGACATCGTGGGCGAGTTGAAACGCCAGATCGATTCTTTGCAAAGACAGGCGCAACGTGCGGAACGCTACCGCAATATCAAAAACCAAATTGAAGATTTGGATTTGTGGATTTCGACGGCTCAGTACGTCGAGTTGGCTCGTGCGGCTGAAGAAGCTCAAGCGATCTTCAATGAAGCGCAAAGTATGGAAATCGAAGGCGACGCCAACCTTTCGACTCTTCAAGGTCAATTGGAAGTTCTGAAACTTCAAATCCTTGAAAAAGAAAAAATGGCTGAAGAGCATCAGACAGTTTATTTCGACAAACAAGGCACTGTTCAAAAGAAAGAAATGGAGATTCAAGAACTTCGTTTCGAAATTGAACAAGCCCGTCGTAATGAACAAATGACAGGGACAATCCTGCAAGAGCAACAAGCTCGTCAGGAATTGCTAGCTCGTGATAAAGCGACTTTGGAAGCTCAAGTAACAGAGCTTAAAGAAGAAGCTGAAACACTGACAGCGACCTTTAACGAGAAAAATGACATCTTCCAAAACTTCAACTCACGTATTGGGACTGTTGATGAAGATTTGACGACGAAACGCCGCGAATTGTTCGCTGTGGGCCAATCGGAGTCGTCTTTGGATGCGCGTGTGAACTCTTTGTCTGCACAGATCGCTGACTTGAGCGAACGCCAGGACAATGAACAACAAGTTTTGAACGAACTTCGTGAAAAGCAAGTTGAGTTCGAAAGCCGTCGCAAAAAAGTGACGAACGATCTTGATAAAGAACGCCAAATGCAATTGGACTTGGCTTCTGATGTTGATTCTTTCGAAGCTAATAAAAAGATCCTGACTGAGTCAGCGGCCGAGAAAAAATTAGAAGTGGAATCATTCAAAGACTCTTTGAATGAAGTGGCTTCTCGTTTGTACGGTCTTGAAAACTTGCAAAACAACTTCGAGGGCTTCCAAGAAGGTGTGAAACAAGTGATGTTGTGGCAAAAAACTCGCTCTCAAGAGTTGATGGCGGATGGTTCAGTCGTCACCCACTTCCAACCGGTATCTGAGGTTGTTGAAGTTCCGGCTGAATACGAAGTGGCAATGGAAGCGGCATTGGGCTCACGCCTGCAAATGCTTTTGTCTTCTGATGCGAACATCGCCGTAGACGCTGTTTCTCATTTGAAAGAACAAAAATCCGGTCGTTCCAGCTTCATGTCTGCAAGCGACCAAAACGTGGCTTTCAACCGTTCCGAATCTCCAATCGGTCAAGAAGGCGTTCAAGCTATCTTGAAAGATGTGGTTCAAGCGGCGGATAAGTTCAAAAACGCTGTCACTTATATGTTGGACGGTGTAGCGATCGTTGATTCTATTCGTACGGCATTGAATCTTCGCGCGACTTACACTGGCTGGACATTCGTTACTCTTGACGGTGACACTTTGACTGCTGACGGTGTTTTGACGGGTGGTTCTTCTGAATCTGCGGATTCTGGAATGCTTAAACGTCGCCGTGAGATCAAAGAATTGTCTGAGAAAAAAGACGAATACGCCGGCAAACTTCAATTGGCGCAAATGGCTCTTAAAAAAGTTGAAGAGCAATTGGCGAACGTATTGAACGATTTCGAAGGCGCTCAAAAACGCAAAATTGACCAAGAAATCAAAGTTACTGAATTCAGAAAAGACCTTGAACGCGCCGAGAACGAAGTTCAAAACGCCCAAGCGGCAGTTGAACGTCAAGAACGCGAAGTCAAAAAACTGACTGAGCAATTGGAAGTTCAAGAGCTGAAAATGGAAGAGTTGAACGAAGCTTTGATCGAAGCTCGCGAGAAGAAAGTTCTTCTTGAAGGCGAAGTGGAAGCTTTGAACTCTGAATTGAACTCAGTTCGTTTGGGCTTTGACGGTCTGCAAGCGGAAGTAACAGATCTTCAGGTAAGATCTGCTTCTAAAACTCAGGAATACACCGGTGTTTTGAGACAGCTTGAGATGGTTTCCAAATCTTTGTCAGACCTTGATGCTCAATTGGCTCGTATGAGCGAAGAAGCTGAAGGCTACAACTCTCAAATGACTGAGAGCCAAGTGACTTTGGAAGAAAAGAAAATCGAATTTGAACGTCTTTTGGATGAAGTTGAGCAATTGAAACTTCAAGCGGCTCGCACGAAAGACGAATACGAAGTGATGTCTGAAACTATCCGCGCGATCGAAGAGGAAGCTAGCGCTTCTCAGCGTCTTCGCAACGAAAGACAACACAAAATGAACGACTCTCAATTGAAGCTTGAACAAGCCAAGATGAAAGAGCAGTACTTGGTTGATTCTATCCGTGAACGTTACATGCTGAACCTTCCTGATGTTATTGAAAAATACATCAATAAAGAGGGCGACTTCATGGAAGCTGATGCTCAATTGAAAGATCTTCGCGAAAAATTGGCGAAAATCGGTGAAGTGAACTTGTCAGCGATCGAAGAGTACGAAGAAACAGCAACTCGTTATGAATTCCTGACGAAACAACACGCAGATTTGACTGAAGCGAAAGAACAACTTCGTAAAGTGATCGATCGTATCAACAGAATCTGTTCAAAACGTTTCAAAGAGACATTCGACTTGGTTAACGAGCGTTTCACTCGCGTATTCCCAGTGCTATTCGGTGGTGGTGAAGCGTGGTTGGAGCTTGTTGAAGAAACTGAGAAAAACGAAGCGGGTATCGAAATCATCGCTCGCCCTCCAGGTAAGAAAACACAAAACGTGTCTTTGATGTCCGGTGGTGAGAAAGCTTTGACTGCGGTAGCTCTGGTATTCTCGATCTTCCTGGTGAAACCATCACCATACTGCTTGCTGGATGAGGTTGATGCGCCACTTGATGACGCCAACGTATTCCGTTTCAACGACTTGGTTCGCGAGATGGCCAAACGCTCTCAAATCATCGTTGTTACCCATAACAAGCACACGATGGAAGTTGCTAAGAAACTTTACGGCGTAACTATGCAAGAGCGTGGTGTATCGACGATGGTTTCCGTAGCCTTGAACGATATTAAATAG
- a CDS encoding TIGR02147 family protein: MKTGNLKSQTYRNFIFDEFKKRKTKNSSYSMRAFARDLNMNASRLSEIMNGKVGLSDLKGAEMAERFGLSGKDREYFLDLIRSEHARSSIAKKEARERVRMYLLDERTLTDSEVHAVVDWRNLALLELLTVPEIETSAESFAKHLGLTVSEVEDVVAQLVASKMLDTTGERWQALEGDFTTSADVSSHAIQNFHNQMLKRAGRAIQNDAVEDREFSSVIFAMSAEQMKYAKDRLREFRRALVRELEAIPGKEKVFSLSMQLFELKGDAE, translated from the coding sequence ATGAAAACGGGAAATCTTAAGTCGCAGACATACAGAAATTTTATTTTCGACGAATTCAAGAAAAGAAAGACCAAAAACTCCTCTTACTCGATGCGTGCGTTCGCTCGTGATTTGAACATGAATGCCTCTCGCTTGAGTGAAATTATGAATGGTAAAGTAGGTTTGTCGGATCTTAAGGGCGCTGAGATGGCAGAACGTTTTGGCCTCAGTGGTAAAGATCGCGAATACTTCTTGGACTTGATTCGCTCGGAACATGCGCGCAGTTCAATTGCTAAGAAAGAAGCTCGCGAACGCGTTCGCATGTACCTGCTTGATGAACGCACTTTGACAGATTCTGAAGTTCACGCCGTGGTAGATTGGCGAAACCTGGCTTTGCTTGAACTTTTGACGGTTCCAGAAATCGAAACTTCGGCCGAGTCTTTTGCGAAACACCTTGGGCTTACCGTATCTGAAGTTGAAGACGTCGTCGCGCAACTGGTGGCGAGCAAGATGTTGGATACAACCGGGGAGCGCTGGCAGGCGCTGGAAGGCGACTTCACAACCTCTGCTGATGTGTCTTCCCATGCGATTCAAAATTTCCATAATCAGATGCTAAAACGTGCGGGTCGAGCGATTCAGAATGATGCCGTTGAAGATCGCGAGTTTTCATCGGTGATCTTTGCCATGAGTGCAGAGCAGATGAAATATGCCAAAGACCGACTCCGTGAATTCCGTCGCGCTTTGGTTCGTGAGCTGGAAGCGATTCCGGGTAAAGAAAAAGTTTTTAGTTTGTCTATGCAGTTGTTTGAGCTCAAAGGAGATGCGGAATGA
- a CDS encoding MipA/OmpV family protein: MRFFLVLLLVLSISPLASASDEPSPPLWEWGLGLGYIRYSDYPSSDEYSDLMLPFPTFQYRGEYLRADDREGGRAYLFKSNTWSLEFSGGGRLPLDSTKNLAREGMENLPLVLDGGPQLVWSSGGTWEFQLAPFLSAAAYGTYIRQNGMRFKAQVIYRWESYARGPFSSPIYISGTTALEMNAASQEYMKTYFEVDPMFATASRTAYNAQAGFLNNNLSYYQRFSSGRFSLYLGASVSDYTWSANRSSPLHRSDLNVGYGVGMIYQFGESARPSVAPEDTQGVINRYRQQRHERLIPID, translated from the coding sequence ATGCGTTTTTTCCTGGTTCTCCTTCTGGTACTTTCAATTTCTCCATTGGCGTCCGCTAGTGATGAGCCCTCTCCGCCATTGTGGGAGTGGGGCCTTGGTCTGGGATATATTCGCTACTCTGATTATCCGTCTTCGGATGAGTATTCCGATTTGATGCTTCCCTTTCCGACTTTTCAATATCGTGGTGAATATTTGCGTGCCGACGATCGCGAAGGGGGCCGGGCCTATCTTTTTAAATCAAATACATGGTCTTTGGAGTTTTCCGGAGGAGGTCGACTGCCTCTGGATTCAACCAAGAATTTGGCTCGTGAAGGTATGGAAAACCTGCCCTTGGTATTAGATGGCGGCCCCCAGCTGGTTTGGTCAAGTGGGGGAACGTGGGAGTTTCAATTGGCTCCCTTTCTTTCTGCGGCAGCTTACGGGACGTATATTCGTCAGAATGGAATGCGCTTTAAGGCTCAAGTTATCTATCGTTGGGAAAGCTATGCCCGCGGACCTTTTTCCTCGCCCATTTATATTTCCGGCACAACGGCGCTGGAAATGAATGCTGCTAGCCAAGAATACATGAAAACTTACTTTGAAGTGGACCCGATGTTCGCGACGGCTTCGCGCACGGCTTACAATGCTCAGGCAGGCTTTTTGAATAACAACCTTTCTTACTATCAAAGATTTTCTTCAGGTCGTTTTTCACTTTATCTTGGAGCATCGGTTTCGGACTATACGTGGTCTGCGAATCGCTCCAGCCCGCTCCACAGATCCGATTTGAATGTGGGCTATGGTGTAGGGATGATTTACCAGTTCGGTGAGTCGGCACGACCGTCGGTGGCACCGGAAGACACTCAAGGTGTGATCAACCGCTACAGACAGCAGCGGCATGAACGTCTGATTCCTATCGATTAA
- a CDS encoding ABC transporter substrate-binding protein, with amino-acid sequence MFKSCFVFLVGILTYTSSSPAVVKCERAFRVGVIQNEPLYFLEKSEARGSMLDTVDELRKRTGCIFEVLEMSRPTLVERMKNSSVDITVLSIKTPTMDSVGHFIQMFRSYRAVVLAPDLQKKKYDLEKALADKSVIFGAFIGTQGYFRDQELNLLREQGRVRQFPDYATVFQALKRGQVKVFVGSVSVSDYFLQKYRMQEFGLQIDRKVLTGVGSYYSKKRISSADVKLLETALEGMVRDGTFAKIYAKYSSALAIQNAIVPND; translated from the coding sequence ATGTTTAAAAGTTGCTTCGTTTTTTTGGTTGGGATTCTGACTTACACGTCTTCATCTCCTGCAGTTGTAAAGTGTGAGCGGGCTTTCCGCGTGGGGGTGATTCAGAATGAGCCCCTTTATTTTTTGGAAAAAAGTGAGGCACGCGGATCGATGTTGGATACAGTCGATGAGCTTCGAAAACGCACCGGCTGTATTTTTGAAGTTTTAGAAATGTCGCGACCCACGCTGGTGGAGCGGATGAAAAATTCCAGCGTGGATATCACGGTACTATCCATCAAAACTCCGACGATGGACAGCGTGGGACATTTTATTCAAATGTTTCGCAGTTATCGTGCTGTCGTTCTTGCTCCGGATCTGCAAAAAAAGAAATACGATCTTGAGAAAGCACTAGCTGATAAATCGGTGATCTTTGGGGCCTTCATCGGCACGCAAGGCTACTTTCGCGATCAAGAACTGAATCTGCTGCGAGAGCAGGGGCGGGTCCGGCAATTTCCAGATTATGCGACTGTGTTTCAAGCGTTGAAGCGAGGTCAGGTCAAAGTCTTTGTCGGTTCCGTTTCTGTTTCAGACTATTTTTTGCAGAAATATCGAATGCAGGAATTTGGCTTGCAGATCGATCGCAAGGTCCTTACGGGCGTTGGCAGTTATTATTCAAAAAAGCGCATTAGCAGTGCAGATGTTAAGTTGCTCGAAACAGCTTTGGAGGGGATGGTGCGTGATGGAACATTTGCCAAAATTTACGCCAAATATTCCTCCGCTCTTGCTATCCAAAACGCGATTGTTCCTAACGATTAA
- the ppdK gene encoding pyruvate, phosphate dikinase, whose amino-acid sequence MNQNVTVEKPTNKTTIPQKFVYFFAAGDSEGNAGMKNILGGKGANLAEMTSLGIPVPPGFTISTEICTHFYEEGGKLPEWVRPKVIEAMQKVETKIGKKFGDVSNPLLVSVRSGARASMPGMMDTILNLGLNDQTVEGLAKSSNNPRFAWDSYRRFIQMYSDVVMGMNSSLLEVTMEDMKEDKHYKLDTEMTVDDLKLLVKKFKELVHQMTGQSFPSDPWEQLWGSVSAVFRSWNTPRAITYRELHSIPAAWGTAVNIQSMVFGNMGEDSATGVAFTRNPSTGDKAFYGEFLINAQGEDVVAGIRTPQPITKIAAAASGVQSLEEALPQAYLQLVDIYKKLEGHYRDMQDIEFTIERSTLWMLQTRNGKRTAAAALKIACDMIDEKLITEEEALLRLDPSSLDQLLHPTLDPKAQKTLLAKGLPASPGGVNGQIVFTSEEAVEWKEQGKKVILVRVETSPEDIAGMVAAQGIFTTRGGMTSHAAVVARGMGKCCVAGCGEVEVDYRTETMKVKGYVLKKGDVITLDGSTGEVFLGEVKTIEPKLDQYFERIMKIADRTRKLKVRTNADTPKDAQTAKNFGAEGIGLCRTEHMFFGADRIDAVREMIIADNKMDREKALSKLLPMQRDDFYQLFKIMDGLPVTIRLLDPPLHEFVPHTDEETKELANRIGTDFDRLRSKVKALHEFNPMLGHRGCRLAITYPEIYIMQVRAIAEAACMIMKEGLKLSAPEIMIPLVATDKELDILRGQAEKEVKKVLNEKNMKFDYAIGTMIELPRAALTADAIAEHADFFSFGTNDLTQTTLGLSRDDSGRFLGSYVSNGILPKDPFQSIDQVGVGALVKMGVDLGRRMKPTLKIGVCGEHGGDPESIEFFHKVGLDYVSCSPFRVPIARLAAARAALLTKKLHS is encoded by the coding sequence ATGAACCAGAACGTCACCGTTGAGAAACCAACTAACAAAACGACTATTCCGCAGAAATTCGTTTATTTCTTCGCTGCCGGGGATTCTGAAGGCAACGCGGGAATGAAAAACATCCTGGGTGGTAAAGGTGCCAACCTTGCCGAAATGACTTCTCTGGGAATTCCAGTTCCTCCGGGATTTACAATCTCTACAGAGATCTGCACGCACTTCTATGAAGAAGGTGGCAAGCTTCCAGAATGGGTTCGTCCTAAAGTGATCGAAGCCATGCAAAAAGTTGAAACGAAAATCGGTAAAAAATTTGGTGATGTGAGCAATCCGCTTTTGGTTTCTGTTCGCTCCGGTGCTCGTGCTTCCATGCCAGGGATGATGGATACAATCCTGAACTTGGGTTTGAACGATCAAACGGTAGAGGGCTTGGCTAAATCTTCTAACAATCCACGCTTTGCCTGGGATTCTTATCGCCGCTTCATCCAAATGTACTCTGATGTTGTGATGGGTATGAACTCTTCGCTTCTTGAAGTGACTATGGAAGACATGAAGGAAGACAAGCACTACAAACTTGACACTGAAATGACAGTGGACGATTTGAAGTTGTTGGTTAAAAAGTTCAAAGAACTTGTGCACCAAATGACAGGTCAATCTTTCCCTTCTGATCCTTGGGAGCAATTGTGGGGTTCTGTTTCTGCAGTATTCCGCTCTTGGAACACTCCTCGTGCGATTACTTACCGTGAACTTCACAGCATTCCTGCTGCATGGGGCACGGCGGTTAATATCCAATCCATGGTTTTTGGTAACATGGGTGAAGACTCTGCAACAGGTGTGGCGTTCACGCGCAACCCTTCCACAGGTGATAAAGCATTCTACGGTGAATTCTTGATCAACGCGCAAGGTGAAGACGTGGTGGCGGGTATCAGAACTCCGCAACCGATTACCAAAATCGCGGCCGCAGCATCTGGCGTTCAGTCTTTGGAAGAAGCGCTTCCACAAGCTTACCTACAGCTTGTCGATATTTATAAAAAACTGGAAGGTCACTACCGCGATATGCAAGATATCGAGTTCACGATCGAGCGCTCTACTTTGTGGATGCTGCAAACTCGTAACGGTAAACGTACAGCGGCAGCGGCTTTGAAAATCGCTTGTGACATGATCGATGAAAAGTTGATCACGGAAGAAGAGGCCCTTCTTCGTTTGGATCCTTCGTCATTGGATCAGCTTCTGCATCCAACATTGGATCCAAAAGCTCAAAAAACATTATTGGCTAAAGGTCTTCCAGCGTCTCCGGGTGGCGTGAACGGTCAAATCGTCTTCACATCTGAAGAAGCGGTTGAATGGAAAGAACAAGGCAAAAAAGTCATCTTGGTTCGCGTGGAAACTTCTCCAGAAGACATCGCGGGCATGGTCGCAGCACAAGGTATCTTCACAACTCGGGGTGGTATGACATCTCACGCGGCGGTTGTCGCTCGTGGTATGGGGAAATGCTGCGTAGCTGGTTGTGGCGAGGTTGAAGTCGACTATCGCACTGAAACTATGAAGGTGAAAGGCTACGTTCTTAAAAAGGGCGATGTGATCACTTTGGATGGTTCAACCGGCGAAGTGTTCTTGGGCGAAGTTAAAACTATCGAACCAAAATTGGATCAATACTTTGAACGCATCATGAAAATCGCAGATCGCACGCGTAAATTGAAAGTACGTACGAATGCCGATACTCCGAAAGATGCGCAAACTGCTAAAAACTTTGGTGCAGAGGGCATCGGTCTTTGCCGTACAGAGCATATGTTCTTTGGGGCAGACCGTATCGATGCAGTTCGTGAAATGATCATCGCTGATAACAAAATGGACCGTGAAAAAGCTTTGTCGAAGTTGTTGCCGATGCAACGTGATGACTTCTATCAATTGTTCAAAATTATGGACGGCTTACCAGTGACGATCCGCTTGTTGGATCCACCTCTTCATGAGTTCGTGCCTCATACGGATGAAGAAACTAAAGAATTGGCAAACCGTATTGGTACTGACTTTGATCGTCTTCGTTCCAAAGTAAAAGCTTTGCACGAATTCAATCCAATGTTGGGTCACCGTGGTTGCCGTTTGGCGATCACTTATCCTGAGATTTACATCATGCAAGTTCGCGCTATCGCAGAGGCGGCGTGCATGATCATGAAGGAAGGTTTGAAACTTTCAGCTCCTGAAATCATGATTCCACTGGTGGCTACTGACAAAGAGTTGGATATACTTCGTGGTCAGGCGGAAAAAGAAGTTAAAAAAGTTCTAAACGAAAAGAACATGAAGTTCGATTATGCTATCGGTACAATGATCGAGCTGCCTCGCGCGGCTTTGACTGCGGATGCGATCGCTGAACATGCAGACTTCTTTAGCTTCGGTACGAACGATTTGACTCAAACGACGTTGGGCCTTTCTCGTGACGATTCCGGCCGCTTCTTGGGTTCTTACGTTTCTAACGGCATCTTGCCTAAAGATCCGTTCCAATCAATCGACCAGGTGGGCGTGGGCGCATTGGTGAAAATGGGCGTGGATTTGGGTCGTCGCATGAAACCGACTTTGAAAATCGGTGTCTGCGGTGAGCACGGCGGTGATCCAGAATCTATCGAGTTCTTCCACAAAGTGGGACTTGATTACGTTTCTTGTTCTCCATTCCGTGTACCAATTGCAAGACTTGCTGCTGCCAGAGCGGCGCTTCTGACAAAGAAGCTGCATTCTTAA